One Glycine max cultivar Williams 82 chromosome 3, Glycine_max_v4.0, whole genome shotgun sequence DNA window includes the following coding sequences:
- the LOC102667923 gene encoding uncharacterized protein, with translation MKRDEFVWVPYAGHVEMNLSQVCFFGSVLWTCIIPLICFQKVEWHQPDRVMRQFGMQQPIPGPVMQPNNIHDLTLKGKEGKNWMRLMQPALNEWNSRYERRVEQTPPQTRTLSLNSEYMRWYRRKTKVYVDPKHARRGLLGEIVETLHFTVSPVGRRVCTFDDLLPCIEKITLLSEEEDKILEAHEDAPPSQPQFEHQQFNILQQSVETQGLARRWETVDAATYSLSPMPERQHEMYYTLSTFTQEPSQMPPMYSYPHDFQPGYSFAGIFGSSPPFTQSGQVSTPNASLAGPWNVPGDISDMDDFLGFDLRHDFSAEVDQVDERANPRRRNPDRAARNWDRPCGTSSRHHIHSDD, from the exons ATGAAACGCGATGAG TTTGTATGGGTCCCTTATGCTGGACATGTGGAAATGAATTTGAGTCAAGTTTGTTTTTTTGGGTCTGTATTATGGACATGTATCATACcacttatttgttttcaaaaagtggAATGGCACCAGCCGGATAGAGTCATgagacaatttggaatgcagCAACCTATTCCGGGACCAGTAATGCAACCCAACAACATACATGACTTGACATTAAAgggaaaggaaggaaaaaattgGATGCGACTAATGCAACCCGCACTTAATGAATGGAATAGTCGTTATGAAAGGAGAGTAGAGCAAACACCGCCACAAACAAGGACCCTCAGTCTGAACTCTGAATATATGAGGTGGTATAGGCGTAAAACAAAAGTTTATGTCGACCCAAAACATGCAAGAAGAGGATTATTG GGTGAAATCGTCGAAACACTACATTTTACGGTGTCGCCTGTTGGGAGAAGGGTTTGTACTTTTGACGATTTACTGCCATGTATCGAGAAGATCACTCTTTTGTCTGAGGAAGAGGATAAGATACTTGAGGCACATGAAGATGCTCCCCCTTCTCAGCCACAATTTGAACATCAACAGTTTAATATACTACAGCAAAGTGTGGAGACTCAAGGCTTAGCGCGACGTTGGGAAACTGTTGATGCAGCAACATATAGTTTGTCTCCGATGCCAGAACGACAACATGAAATGTATTACACACTGTCGACATTCACCCAAGAACCGTCTCAGATGCCGCCGATGTATTCATACCCACATGATTTTCAACCAGGGTATAGTTTTGCAGGCATATTTGGGTCCTCTCCTCCATTTACCCAAAGTGGTCAAGTATCGACCCCAAATGCCTCACTTGCTGGTCCGTGGAATGTACCTGGAGATATATCCGACATGGACGACTTTTTAGGGTTTGATTTACGTCATGATTTCTCTGCCGAGGTTGACCAAGTGGATGAAAGGGCGAATCCTAGAAGAAGAAATCCTGATAGGGCAGCTAGAAATTGGGACCGGCCATGTGGGACTTCGTCGCGGCATCACATACATAGTGATGATTGA